A window of Fibrobacterota bacterium genomic DNA:
CAGGGCACCATGAAGATCCTGCTGAAATACACGGATGGCCAACCGGCCATCCAGGGCATCCAGCGCGTGAGCCTACCCGGCCGCCGCACTTATGCCCGCGCCACCGGTCTGCCCCGGGTCATGAACGGCCTGGGCATGGCCATCGTATCGACGTCCAAAGGTCTCCTCACCGACTACGAAGCGCGTGAGCAGAACATCGGCGGCGAAATCATCTGCAAGGTCTGGTAGAGGTAATCATGTCGCGAGTAGGCAAATCGCCCGTCAAGATCCCCGCCGGGGTGAAGTTCACCATCAACGGGCAAGTCGTTAACATCGAAGGTCCCAAGGGCAAGCTGTCCTTGACGATCCACGAGCGTATCAAGGTCCAGAAGGAAGAGGACACCCTCGTCCTGGTCCGGGAGACCGATTCGGGCACCGATAAGGCCCTGCATGGGACTTCCCGCGCCAACCTGAACAACGCCGTCACCGGCGTGTCCAAGGGTTTCTCCAAGGAACTCGAGATCAGGGGCGTGGGTTATCGCGGCGAGCAGAAGGGCAAGGCCGTGAACCTGCTCCTCGGCTACTCGCATCCCATCGTGTATACCCCCCCGGCCGGCGTCAACGTCAAGATGGACGGCAACGTGAAAGTAGTGGTGGAAGGCATCGATCGCCAGGCCGTAGGCCAGGTGGCGGCTACCATCCGCGGCTTCAAGCCCCCGGAACCCTACAAGGGCAAAGGCGTGCGCTATATGAATGAAGTCGTGATCCAGAAAGAAGTGAAGAAGTCGTAAGCCCGGTGCTTATGACTAGGAGAGGATGAAGAACCATGTTCGCGGATAAAGCGCTGATTCGCCGTACCGGACGTATCGCCCGGCACGACCGGATCCGGAAGAAGATCGATGGCACCGCCGCCCGCCCGCGCCTGAGCGTGCGCCGCAGCCTCAGCCATATCTATGCCCAGATCATCGACGACGTGAGCGGCAAGTCGTTGCTGAACCTGTCTTCCTTGTCCCCGGAGGTCAAAGCGGCCTCCGAAGGCAAGAAGAAGACCGAAGTCTCCAAGGAACTCGGGAAGCTGGTGGCCCAGAAGGCCATCGCCGCCGGGATCAAGAACGTCGTGTTCGACCGCGGCGGATACCTTTTCCATGGCCGCGTGAAGGCCGTTGCGGATGCCGCCCGCGAAGCCGGATTGGAGTTCTGATGAATCAAGGTATGCAGAATCAGGGTCGCCAGGATCGCGAACCCGTCGACAAGGAATACCAGGAGAAGGTCGTGGCCATCAACCGCTGCGCCAAGGTCGTGAAGGGCGGACGCCGCTTCTCGTTCAACTCCATCGTGGTGATCGGCAACGGCAAGGGCCGCGTCGGCATCGGTTCCGGCAAGGCCAACGAAGTCGCCGAAGCCATCCGCAAGGCCACCGAGAACGCCCACAAGAACCTGGTGGACGTGATCATCCAGAACAAGACCATCCCGCATGAAGTCAACGTGCGCTTCGGCGCGGCGAAGATTTTCATGAAGCCGGCCTCGCCCGGTACCGGAGTTATCGCCGGCGGCGCCGCCCGCGCGGTGCTAGAATTGGCCGGCGTCCATGACGTGCTCACCAAGAGCATCGGGTCGACCAATCCGCATAACGTGGTGAAGGCCGTCCTGCTCGGGCTGCAAATGCAGCGCGGCAAGAAGGAATTCGCCTTGCTCCGCCAGGTCGTGAAGGCTTAAAGAGCGTAAGAGGAAACAGACAAATGTCCAAATTGAAAATCACCCAGCTGATCAGCGAGGTCCGCTCTTCCATCAAGCAGAAGCGCACCTTGGAAGCCTTGGGCCTTCGCGGGATCCGCAAGAGCGTGACCCGGGAAAAGTCCCCGACCCTGGACGGCATGGTCCGGGTCATCGCCCATCTCGTTAAGGTCGAGGAAGTCAAATGAAGTTGAACGAACTCCGCCCCAAAAAGGGCTCGCGCAAGAAGCGTTTCAAGGTCGGCCGCGGTCCGGGTTCGGGCCTGGGCAAGACCGCCGGGCGCGGCGGCAAGGGCCAGACCGCGCGCAAGAGCGGTCCTGTAGGCGCGGCCTTCGAAGGCGGCCAGATGCCCCTGCAGCGTCGCGTTCCCAAGGTGGGCTTCAACTCCCATTTCCCCGAGGGTCCGCAGGTCGTGAACCTGGGCGATATCGAGAAGCGCTTCGAAGCTTCGGCCACCATTTCGGCCGTCGAGCTCGCAGCCAAAGGTCTTATCCGCTACGCCTCGCGGCCCGTCAAGGTCCTGGCCAAGGGTAAGCTCACCAAGGCCCTGACCATCAAGGCCGCGCAATTCAGCGATACCGCCAAGGCCGCTATCGAAGCCGCCGGCGGGAAAGCCGAAGTCATCGTGGCTACGAGAGGAAAGGCCGTCTAAGGTGCAGGCGCTGCAAGGATTTTTGAATATCATGAAGATCAAGGATCTACGCGATAAGATCCTCTTCACGATGGGACTCCTCGCGATTTATCGCCTGGGCGGGTTCGTGCCGCTTCCCGGCATCAACAGCACCGCCATCGCGGAGTTCTTCTCCAAGAATTCCAACAACCTGTTCGGCTTGTACAACACCTTCGTGGGCGGGGCGCTGCAACGCGCCTCCGTCTTCTCGTTGGGGATCATGCCCTACATTTCCTCATCCATCATCATCCAGTTGATGGGAACGGTGGTGCCTTCCATCGCCCAGCTCCAGAAGCAAGGCAATGAAGGCCGCGCCAAGCTGAACCAATGGACCCGTTACGGGACCATCGTCATCAGCGCGTTGCAATCCTTCGGCGTCGCCACCTGGTTGGGCAGCCAGGCCACCCCCACCGGCCAGAGCCTCTTGGCCGCCGGCGTGGGCCATTGGTCCTTCAGCCTGCTGACCGTCCTCACCCTCACCACCGGCACCATCTTCATCATGTGGTTGGGCGAGCAGATCACCTCCCGCGGCATCGGCAACGGCATCTCGCTGATCATCTTCATCGGCATCATGGCGCAAATGCCCCGCGCCATTTTCAGCGAAGCCGAAATGGTGCTTTCCGGCGAGCGCAGCGTACCCATGGAAGCGGTCATCCTGGCCGTGGTCCTGGCCATCATCGCCTTCATCATCTACATCGATCAGGGCACCCGCCGCATCCCCCTGCAATCGCCCAAGCGCGTGGTCGGGCGCAAGATAATGGGCGGCCAATCGTCCTTCCTGCCCTTCAAGGTCAACACGGCCGGCGTGATGCCGGTGATTTTCGGTTCGGCCATCATGTTCGTCCCGGCCCAGTTGGCCTCCTACTTCCCGAACATCAGCTTGGCGCAAAACTTCGGCGAAGCCTTCCTGCCCGGCCATTGGGTCTACTCCGTCGTGTTCACCGTGCTAATCGTCTTCTTCAGCTACTTCTACACGGCCATCATGTACAACCCGAAGGACATCGCCGAGAACCTCAAGAAGTCCGGCGGCTTCATCCCGGGCGTCCGCCCCGGCCGTCGCACGGCCGAGTTCATCGACCAGATCCTCACTCGCGTCACCTTGCCGGGAGCCATCTTCCTGGCGGTCATTTCGGTTGGTCCGCTGTATCTGAAGCAGGCCATGAACATGCAATTCTATATCGGCGGGACCAGCGTACTGATTGCCATCGGCGTCGCGTTGGAAACCCTGCGGCAATTCCAAACCCATCTGCAGAACCAGCACTATGAGGGCTTCATGCGGAAGGGCAAGATCCGCGGCCGGAGAGGATTCTAAGTGTCCAAACAAGAAGGCATCCAGGTTGAGGGCCGCGTGCTCGAAGCCCTACCGAACGCAATGTTCAAGGTAGAGCTCGACAACGGGCACGTCATCCTGGCCCATATTTCGGGAAAAATGCGGAAGAACTATATCCGTATTTTACCGAATGACAGGGTTTTGCTAGAATTGTCGCCCTACGATCTGTCGCGGGGGCGGATCACCTACAGGCATAAGTAAGGATTGAACCATGAAAGTCAGGGCTTCCGTGAAACCGCGTTGCGAACACTGCAAGATTGTGCGTCGCAAAGGGGTTATCCGCATCATTTGCAAGAAAAACCCCCGTCATAAGCAGCGTCAGGGCTAAGGCCCGTCCGATCGCAGGAGATAAGAAACAGTGACCCGTTTAGCTGGCGTCGATATTCCGAACAACAAGCGCACCGAAATCTCGCTGACCTACATCTTTGGCGTGGGACGCAAGTCCGCCATGGACATTTGCAAGAAGGCGAATGTGGATGGGGCCAAGAAGGCGGGGGACCTGACCGATGACGAGATCGGCAAGCTCCGCCGCGCCATCGAGTCCGGCTACCAGGTCGAAGGCGATCTGCGCGCCCAGGTGGGCATGAACATCAAGCGTCTGGTCGATATCCAGTGCTACCGCGGCATCCGCCATCGCAAGGGCCTGCCGGTCCGCGGCCAGCGCACCAAGACCAACGCGCGCACCCGTAAGGGCCCGCGCAAGACCATGGCCAACAAGAAGAAGTAAAAGGCGGGGGCTTAAGGCCCCACCCGGTTTAGCGGCCCCGATGACGGCGCCGACCATTGAATAAACGAGGAATCCAGATGGCAGACGAAAAAGCGAAACCCGAAGAGAAGAAGGCTCCCAAGGCGCCGGCGGCCAAGGCCGCTGCCGAAGGCGATGCCGCTCCCGCCAAGGGCGCTGCCGAAGGCGCAGCCAAGGAAGAGGGCGCCGAGGGTGAGAAGGCCAAGGCCAAGAAGAGCAAGCGCAAGGTGGACGTGCAGGGCGCCTGCACCGTCAAGGCCACCTTCAACAACACCATCATTTCCATCATGGACGTCCGCGGTAACGTGGTTTCCTGGGGTTCGCCCGGTAAGGTCGGCTTCAAGGGTTCCCGCAAGAGCACTCCTTTCGCGGCCCAGGTCGCGGCGGAGTCGGCTGCCAACGCCGCCATCGAAATGGGCATGCGCAAGGTCGACGTCCGCGTGAAGGGCGCCGGAGCCGGCCGCGAATCGGCCATCCGCGCTTTGAAGGCCGCGGGCATGGATATCATGTCCATCAAGGACGTGACCGGAGTCCCGCACAACGGCTGCCGCCCCAAGAAGCGTCGCCGCGTCTAACCTGGTCCCGTAGTTAATCAGAGGTTTCTCGACGATCATTGTCGAACAAACACCGTAAGGATAGAGGTATACAGGATGAAATGGAAAGCGCTCCACATGCCGAAAGGCATCGTCAAGGAAAAAGGGGACTCGAAGTACGGCAAGTTCGTGATCGAGCCCTTCGAGCGCGGCTGGGGCATCACCGTGGGCAACGCGCTGCGTCGCGTACTGCTCTCGAGCCTCCAGGGCGCCGCCGTAGTCTCGGTCAAGAGCGAAGGCGTGCAGCATGAATTCTCCACCCTCGAAGGGGTGAAGGAAGATTTCTCCGAGATCATCTTGAACATCAAGCAGCTCCGCGTGAAGCTTCTCTCGGACGAGGACGCGACCTTGCGCCTGGATATTTCCGGCGAAGGCGAAGTCCGCGGCGAGCATATCGAAGCCAACCCGGACGTGCAGATCCTGAATCCCGAGTTGCACATCGCGACCCTGGGCAAGAACGGCAGCCTCACCATCGAGATGCGCGTCTCCGACGGCCGCGGCTACGTGATCTCCGACGAACTGAAGCGCGAAGACGATCCCATCGGCGTGATCCCGATCGACGCCAACTTCTCGCCGGTGACCAAGGTCGCCTACGAGGTTTCGGACACCCGCGTGGGCCAGCGCACCGATTTCAACCGCCTGGAGATGGACGTCTGGACCGATGGCAGCATCGACCCGGAAGACGCCATGGCCTATGGCGCCAAGCTCCTG
This region includes:
- the infA gene encoding translation initiation factor IF-1; its protein translation is MSKQEGIQVEGRVLEALPNAMFKVELDNGHVILAHISGKMRKNYIRILPNDRVLLELSPYDLSRGRITYRHK
- a CDS encoding 50S ribosomal protein L18 codes for the protein MFADKALIRRTGRIARHDRIRKKIDGTAARPRLSVRRSLSHIYAQIIDDVSGKSLLNLSSLSPEVKAASEGKKKTEVSKELGKLVAQKAIAAGIKNVVFDRGGYLFHGRVKAVADAAREAGLEF
- the rpmJ gene encoding 50S ribosomal protein L36, translated to MKVRASVKPRCEHCKIVRRKGVIRIICKKNPRHKQRQG
- the secY gene encoding preprotein translocase subunit SecY — encoded protein: MKIKDLRDKILFTMGLLAIYRLGGFVPLPGINSTAIAEFFSKNSNNLFGLYNTFVGGALQRASVFSLGIMPYISSSIIIQLMGTVVPSIAQLQKQGNEGRAKLNQWTRYGTIVISALQSFGVATWLGSQATPTGQSLLAAGVGHWSFSLLTVLTLTTGTIFIMWLGEQITSRGIGNGISLIIFIGIMAQMPRAIFSEAEMVLSGERSVPMEAVILAVVLAIIAFIIYIDQGTRRIPLQSPKRVVGRKIMGGQSSFLPFKVNTAGVMPVIFGSAIMFVPAQLASYFPNISLAQNFGEAFLPGHWVYSVVFTVLIVFFSYFYTAIMYNPKDIAENLKKSGGFIPGVRPGRRTAEFIDQILTRVTLPGAIFLAVISVGPLYLKQAMNMQFYIGGTSVLIAIGVALETLRQFQTHLQNQHYEGFMRKGKIRGRRGF
- the rplO gene encoding 50S ribosomal protein L15, with translation MKLNELRPKKGSRKKRFKVGRGPGSGLGKTAGRGGKGQTARKSGPVGAAFEGGQMPLQRRVPKVGFNSHFPEGPQVVNLGDIEKRFEASATISAVELAAKGLIRYASRPVKVLAKGKLTKALTIKAAQFSDTAKAAIEAAGGKAEVIVATRGKAV
- a CDS encoding DNA-directed RNA polymerase subunit alpha, yielding MKWKALHMPKGIVKEKGDSKYGKFVIEPFERGWGITVGNALRRVLLSSLQGAAVVSVKSEGVQHEFSTLEGVKEDFSEIILNIKQLRVKLLSDEDATLRLDISGEGEVRGEHIEANPDVQILNPELHIATLGKNGSLTIEMRVSDGRGYVISDELKREDDPIGVIPIDANFSPVTKVAYEVSDTRVGQRTDFNRLEMDVWTDGSIDPEDAMAYGAKLLVDHLEMFINFEGDLEAAEEVVKDEEKERIRQLLKMRVDELELSVRSSNCLRCANIHTIADLVRNQESEMLKYKNFGRKSLIELNEVLSNMGLSFGMDVDYYLGDEK
- the rpmD gene encoding 50S ribosomal protein L30, with amino-acid sequence MSKLKITQLISEVRSSIKQKRTLEALGLRGIRKSVTREKSPTLDGMVRVIAHLVKVEEVK
- the rpsE gene encoding 30S ribosomal protein S5; this encodes MNQGMQNQGRQDREPVDKEYQEKVVAINRCAKVVKGGRRFSFNSIVVIGNGKGRVGIGSGKANEVAEAIRKATENAHKNLVDVIIQNKTIPHEVNVRFGAAKIFMKPASPGTGVIAGGAARAVLELAGVHDVLTKSIGSTNPHNVVKAVLLGLQMQRGKKEFALLRQVVKA
- the rpsM gene encoding 30S ribosomal protein S13 — translated: MTRLAGVDIPNNKRTEISLTYIFGVGRKSAMDICKKANVDGAKKAGDLTDDEIGKLRRAIESGYQVEGDLRAQVGMNIKRLVDIQCYRGIRHRKGLPVRGQRTKTNARTRKGPRKTMANKKK
- the rpsK gene encoding 30S ribosomal protein S11; the protein is MADEKAKPEEKKAPKAPAAKAAAEGDAAPAKGAAEGAAKEEGAEGEKAKAKKSKRKVDVQGACTVKATFNNTIISIMDVRGNVVSWGSPGKVGFKGSRKSTPFAAQVAAESAANAAIEMGMRKVDVRVKGAGAGRESAIRALKAAGMDIMSIKDVTGVPHNGCRPKKRRRV
- the rplF gene encoding 50S ribosomal protein L6, producing MSRVGKSPVKIPAGVKFTINGQVVNIEGPKGKLSLTIHERIKVQKEEDTLVLVRETDSGTDKALHGTSRANLNNAVTGVSKGFSKELEIRGVGYRGEQKGKAVNLLLGYSHPIVYTPPAGVNVKMDGNVKVVVEGIDRQAVGQVAATIRGFKPPEPYKGKGVRYMNEVVIQKEVKKS